Sequence from the Rhodanobacter sp. genome:
GTGATCGAGCGCAACGAGAAGCACGTCGACGCCATCGCCAAGGCCGCCAAGCTCGCCGACGACATCTACCTCGCCACCGACTTGGACCGCGAAGGCGAGGCGATCAGCTGGCACATCAGCGAGATCCTCAAGGACCGCGGCCTGACCAAGGGCAAGCAGTTGCACCGCGTGGTGTTCTCCGAGATCACGCCCAAGGCGATCAAGGCCGCGGTGGCCGCGCCGCGCGAGCTGTCGCTGGACATGGTGGACGCGCAGCAGGCGCGCCGCGCGCTGGATTACCTCGTCGGCTTCAACCTCTCGCCGGTGCTGTGGCGCAAGGTGCAGCGCGGACTGTCCGCCGGCCGCGTGCAGTCGCCCGCCCTGCGCATGATCGTGGAACGCGAGGAGGAGATCGAAGCTTTCGTCGCCCGCGAATACTGGACGGTGGAAGCGCAGCTGCGCCACGCCGACGGCGAGTTCAGCGCCAAGCTCACCCGGCTCCACGGCAAGAAATTCGAACAGTTCGACCTCACCAACGAGACCGACGCAATGGCCGCCCGCGCCGCGCTGAAGGAGGCCGCGCACGGCCGCCTCACCGTCAGCGAGGTGGGCAGCAAGGAACGCAAGCGCCGTCCCGCGCCGCCGTTCACCACCTCCACCTTGCAGCAGGAGGCCGCGCGCAAGCTCGGCTTCACCACCAGCCGCACCATGAAGGTGGCGCAGGGCCTGTACGAAGGCGTCAGCCTCGGCAGCGAGGGCAACGTCGGCCTGATCACCTACATGCGTACCGACTCGGTGGCGCTGTCCGACGACGCGCTGGGCGAGCTGCGCGCGCTGATCGCGCGCGACTTCGGCCAGAAGGCGCTGCCCGACCATGCGCAGTTCTACAAGGCCAAGAGCAAGAACGCGCAGGAAGCGCACGAGGCGATCCGCCCCACCTCGGCGATGCGCACGCCGCGCGAAGTCGCCGCCTTCCTCAACGACGAGCAGCGCAAGCTGTACGAGCTGATCTGGAAGCGCACCGTGGCCTGCCAGATGATCCACGCCACGCTCAACACCGTGTCGGTGGACTTCGAACTGCCGCACGCCGCCGGCGGTCCCGCCGCATTCCGCGCCACCGGCACCACCGTGGTCGATCCCGGCTTCCTCGCCGTGTACGAGGAAGGCCGCGACCAGAAGAATGCGGACGACGAGGACGAAGGCCGCCGCCTGCCGCGCCTGGAGAAGGGCGAGCAGGTGCCGCTGCACGACATCGCCGCCGACCAGCACTTCACCGAGCCGCCGCCGCGCTACTCGGAAGCCTCGCTGGTGAAGACGCTGGAGGAATACGGCATCGGCCGGCCGTCCACCTACGCCAGCATCATCCAGGTGCTGCTCAACCGCGAGTACGTGCTGCTCGACAGCCGCCGCTTCAAGCCCACCGACATCGGCCGCGCGGTGGGCAAGTTCCTCACCCAGCACTTCACCCGCTATGTCGACTACGACTTCACCGCCAAGCTCGAGGACGAACTCGACGCGGTGAGCCGCGGCGAGGAAGCCTGGGTGCCGCTGATGCAGCGCTTCTGGCAACCGTTCAAGCAGCAGGTGGAGGAGAAGACCGAATCGGTGGACCGCAGCGAAGCCACCGGCGCGCGCGAGCTGGGCAGCGATCCCAAGAGCGGCAAGCCGGTGTTCGTGCGCCTGGGCCGCTTCGGGCCGTACGCCGCGATCGGCGACAAGGACAGCGACGAGAAGCTGCAATTCGCCTCGCTGCGCCCCGGCCAGAGCATGCACACCATCACGCTGGACGAGGCGCTGGAACTGTTCAAGCTGCCGCGCAAGCTGGGCGCCGCGCCGAACGGCGACGAGGTGAGCGTGGGCATCGGCCGCTTCGGTCCGTTCGTGAAGCAGGGCAGCACCTACGCCTCGCTCAAGCCCGAGGACGACCCCTACACCATCGAGCTGCCGCGCGCGCTGCAGCTGGTGGAAGACAAGCTCACCCTGCTCGCCAACCGCGTCATCCTCGACTTCGGCAACGGCGTGCAGGTGCTCAACGGCCGCTACGGTGCGTACATCACCGACGGCGAGAAGAACGCGCGCATACCCAAGGACCAGGAGCCGAAGGAACTCACCGAGGCGCAGTGCCTGGAACTGCTCGCCGCCGCACCGGTGAAGAAGGGCGGCCGGTTCGGCAAGAAGACCGCGGCAACGAAGAAGACGGCGGCGAAGAAGGAACCCGCCGCAAAGAAGGCCGCCGTGAAAAAGGCCGCGACCAAGAAGGCTCCGGCGAAGAAGACAGCGACCAAGAAGGCCGCGGCCAAGAAAACCGCCGCCAAGAAAGCGGTCGCCAAGAAGACCCCGGCCTGATGCTGCAGACCTTCACCCGCGACGAACTGGAAGACGCCGCCCTGCTGCTGCGCAGGGGCGGCGTGTTGGCCTATCCCACCGAGGCGGTCTACGGCCTGGGCTGCGATCCGCACCACCGCGAGGCCTTCGACAGGATCTTCGCGCTCAAGCAGCGCCCGGCCACGCAGGGCGTGTTGCTGATCGCCGCCGACTACGAACAGGTGCGCCGCTACATCGACCTCGACAGGGTGCCGTCGACCGTGCTGGCGGATGTGCGCGCGAGCTGGCCCGGCCCGCACACCTGGATCTTCCCGCGCAGCGCCGCCGTGCCCGCGTGGGTGGCCGGTACGCATGCGGGCATCGCCTTGCGCATCACCGCGCACGAACCGGCCGCCGCGCTGTGCCGCGCGTTCGGCGGCGCGCTGGTGTCCACCAGCGCCAATCCCCATGGCGAGCCCCCCGCGAAGAGCGCACAGACCGTGCGCGACTATTTCGGGGCGGCGCTGGACGGCCTGCTGGACGCCCCGCTGGGCGCGCAGGACCGGCCCAGCACGATCCGCGACGCGCTCACCGGCGCTATCATCCGCGCCTGACTTGTCGGTGAATCGCGACCGCTTCGGCCGCCTGCGATTCAGCGGCGCGAACAAGGGGAATCCCTAGCATTCACGGCAACTGCCCGTGCCGGGCGGAGTGGCGGCACTCGGCCGCACATTGGGAGCAAGGGCTTGGCCATCAACCACGACAGCCTGGAACGCGAGCCGGCACAGGCGATGCTGCCGCTGGCGGATGCGCGCGATCCGCAGCGCATCGTGGCATGGCGCCACGGCGAAGCGGTGAAGGTGGCGCGCTTCCTCGCCCATGTCGAGCAGGTAGCCGCGCTGCTGCCCGACGCCCCCGCTGCGGTGAACCTGTGCGAGGACCGCTACGCCTTCCTCGTGGCGTTCTGCGCCATCGCGCGGCGCGGCCAGGCCAACCTGCTGCCGCCATCGCGCGCGCCGCAGGCGGTGGAAGAGGTGATGGCCGCGCATCCGGGCAGTTACGCGCTGGGCGAACTGGCGCTGTCGCCCGCGCCGCACGGCTACCGCAAGCTGCCCGCGCTCGACGGCGGGGCGGGCATCGCATCGACGCAGGTGCCGGCGATTCCTGCCGAGCAGCTGGTGGCGATCGGCTACACCTCCGGTTCCACCGGCACGCCGCGCGCCAACGCCAAGAGTTGGCGCAACCTGCGCGCCAGCAGCGCCGGCACGATGGCGATGTTGCGCGCGATCGCCGGGGAACGCTTCAACGTGGTGGCCACCGTGCCGCCGCAGCACATCTACGGCATCGAGATGAGCGTGCTGCTGCCCCTGCTGGGCGAGGTAGGCGTGCATGCGGGCCGGCCATTCTTTCCGGCCGACGTGGCGGCTGCGCTGGCCGAGGTGCCCGCGCCGCGCGTGCTGGTGACCACGCCGGTGCACCTGCGTGCGTTGGTCGCGTCCGGCACGCCGCTGCCGCCGCTGGCGGCGATGTTGTCCGCCACCGCGCCGATGCCACCGGAACTCGCGCAGGCCGCCGAGCAGGCGTTCGGCGCGCCGCTGCTGGAGGTGTTCGGCTCCACCGAAACCTGCGCCTTTGCCAGCCGCCGCGTCACCGCGGAGGCCGACTGGACGTTGTACGAGGACGTGCGCCTGCACCCGCAGCCCGACGGCACCCTGGTCGAGGCGCCGCAGCTCGACGCCCCGGTGGTGCTGGCCGACATCGTGAGCCTGCACGACGCCGGCCGCCGCTTCCAACTGTGCGGCCGCAATACCGACCTGCTGGAAATCGCCGGCAAGCGCGCCTCGCTGGGCGACCTCACGCGCCGCCTGCTGGCCATTCCCGGCGTGCAGGACGGCATCGTGTTCCAGCTCGACGAGGCCGATGCCGCCGGCGTTCGCCGCATCGCCGCGCTGACGGTGGCGCCCGCGCTGGACGAAGCGGCCATCCTCGACGCGTTGCGCTGCGCGATCGACCCGGTGTTCCTGCCCCGCCCGCTGCGCCGCGTGCCCGCGCTGCCGCGCAACGACACCGGCAAGCTGCCGCGCGCCGCGCTGCTGGATCTGCTTGCCGGCAGGGAGTGACGGAGCCCGCGCCGCGTCAATGCCTCAGCATCGGGTGGTCCGCCTGCGGTTTGTCCAGGTGGTAACCCTGCACCAGATCCACGCCGAAGGCCTGCAGCAGGCGCAGGGTTTCCTCGTCCTCCACGAATTCGGCCACGGTCTGCTGGCCCATGCCGCGCGCGACTTCGATGATGGAGCGCACGAACACCTGGTTGTCGCGGTCGCGGGGCAGGTTGCGGATGAACAGGCCGTCGATCTTGAGCACGCCGACCTTGAGCTGCTTGAGGTAGGCGAACGACGCGAAGCCGCTGCCGAAGTCGTCGAGGCACAGGATGCAGCCGATGCGCCGCAGCGCGTCGATGAAACGCTCGGCGTCGCGCAGGTCCGAGATCGCCGCGGTCTCGGTCAGTTCGATCAGCAGCCGCCCCGGCGCCACACCGTGCAAGGCCAGCTCGCCGGTGATGAAGTCGGGCAGGTCGGGGTCGTCGAGCGAACGGCCGGAGATGTTGATCGCCAGCGCCGGCAACCGTGGATGCGCGGCCAGCAGGGCGACGCTTTCGCGCACCACCCAGCGGTCGATTTCGAGGATCTTGCCGCTGCGCTCGGCGTGGCCGATGAACTGGTCCGGCGTGATGCATAGCGCGGGGTCGTTTTCGCTCGCCATGCGCAGCAGCGCTTCCAGGTGCGCCAGCTCGCCGTTGTCCGCGCGGTACACGCCCTGGAAATGCAGGCGCATCAGCTTGTGCTCCAGCGCATGGTCGATGCGTTCGTTCCAGGCCAGCCGCGTGGCCATCGCCTGCGCGGCGTCGCGGTCGGGCCGATAGGTGTTCCAGCGGTTCTTGCCCAGGCGCTTGGCCTGGTACATGGCCATGTCGGCGTGCGAGACCAATTCCGCGGCGCTCTGGCCGTGCTCGGGGCAATTCGCCACGCCGAGGCTGGTGGTGAGCCGCACCGCCTGGCCCTGGATCTCCTGCGTGGTGTGCGCCACGGTGCGCACGATGCGCTCGGCCAGCGCCAGCGCGCTGAACTGGGTGGCGTGCGGCATGAACACCGCGAACTCGTCGCCGCCCAGCCGGCACAGGATGTCGGTGTCGCGCATCAGCGCCTTGGCTTCGCCGGCCATGCGGACCAGCATGGCGTCGCCGGCGAGGTGGCCGAAGTTGTCGTTGACGTACTTGAACTCGTCCAGGTCGAACAGCAGCACGGCGCCCCGACGATTACCCGGTGCGCCGTCCGCGAAGAAGCGCGTCAGCTCGTCTTCGAAGCGGCGGCGGTTGTACAGGCCGGTGAGGGCGTCGCGCTCGGCCAGCGTCACCAGTTGCTCGCGCTGCTGCGCCAGCTCGGACACCATGGTGTCGAAGGCCGCCGCCAGCCGTCCCAGTTCGTCGTGGCTGCCGAGCGCGATGGGTTGGGGCATGCGCCCCTGGCCAAGCTCGTCGACGGCGCGGCTCAAGCGCTTCAGGGGCTTGGTCACCAACCGGTAGACGCGTCGGCGCAACAACCAGAGCATCGGCAACAGGATCAGCAGCCCGGTGCTGAACATCGCGATCCAGCTCAGCAGCACCACGTGGTTCACCCGCGCCTGCGGCACCACGTCCACCTGGAACCAGCCCGGCCCGCGGATGCGCGACCAGGCCACCCACTGCGTACCGTCGGGCGTGCGGCCCGCACCGGTATCGGCATGCGCAGCCAGCACCATGCGCTGCACCTGTTCCAGCATCGGATCGTGCAGCATGGCGATGCGCAGCTGGCCGTGCGCGGCGGCGATGCGTTCGCGCAACTTCGTGTAGGCGATCAGGTTGCCGTGCTGATCCATGATCAGCTGCTGCACCGCCGTGCCGTGGTTGTCGTCCACGGAGTCGATCAGGGTCTGGATCGCCACGTCGTGCCCCACCGTGCCCACCCAGCGGCCCTGCCAATCCAGCGGCGCGATGACGGACACCATCCAGGTGTGGGCCTGGTTGTCCAGGTAGGCCGGCGTCCAGAACACCTTGCGTCCGGGGTTGCGGCGCGGATCGGAGCCCAGCATGGTGGGATAATCGGCGTTGCTGGCCTGCGCATTGGCGTTGCCGCCCCAGTCGATGCCGCGGGCATACACCATCAACCCGTTTTCCACGAAATCCATGTAGGCCGAGAAGAACGGCGGTACCAGCGCCGGGCCTTGTTCGCGCAGCAGTTCGTAGCTGACCACGGCGCGCAGCCGCGCCGAATCGGACAGGTCCTGCGGCCCGTTGTGCAGGTACAGCGTGGGCGCGTTCACCGTGTCCAGCCGTTCGGGGCGCACGCGCCACAGCCCGTCCGGGTTGCGCGCGAACAGGCTGTCGAAACGGCTGGCGGTACCGGCGGGCGCGTCGTCCAGGCGCTGCACCAGCACCTTGCGCAGCCGGCGCACGCTGGCATCGGCCTGCACGAACAGGCTTTCGTTGGTCTGCGCCTTCAGCTCAGCCCACTGCTGGATGGCCAGCGGCACCACGTGGTCCGCCACCAGCCACAGCGCCACGAAGCCCAGCACCGACAACAGCAGCAGCAACGTCAGGAACAGCCCCCACAAGGTGAGGGACAGCCGGTAGATCAGCGATGTGTCGGTTGCGGCAAGCGGCAAGAAATCACCCTGCTTTTCATTACCATCGTGGTGATCCTGGACGATGAGCCTGGCGTGGTCATGAAGCTGATCGACACGCCCGGGGCGATCTTTAGCGCAGCGTTGAAGCAAGCCGCACGGCTGTCAAGCGTCCGTCCTTCCAGCGGGGCGCAGCCGCGGCCCGGCTACAATGGCCGTCCCCTACCGCGCGGCAGCGTCTCTCGGAGTCATCGGCATGAAGGT
This genomic interval carries:
- a CDS encoding DNA topoisomerase I, giving the protein MAKNLLIVESPAKAKTINKYLGKDFQVLASYGHVRDLKPKEGAVDPDHDFAMKYEVIERNEKHVDAIAKAAKLADDIYLATDLDREGEAISWHISEILKDRGLTKGKQLHRVVFSEITPKAIKAAVAAPRELSLDMVDAQQARRALDYLVGFNLSPVLWRKVQRGLSAGRVQSPALRMIVEREEEIEAFVAREYWTVEAQLRHADGEFSAKLTRLHGKKFEQFDLTNETDAMAARAALKEAAHGRLTVSEVGSKERKRRPAPPFTTSTLQQEAARKLGFTTSRTMKVAQGLYEGVSLGSEGNVGLITYMRTDSVALSDDALGELRALIARDFGQKALPDHAQFYKAKSKNAQEAHEAIRPTSAMRTPREVAAFLNDEQRKLYELIWKRTVACQMIHATLNTVSVDFELPHAAGGPAAFRATGTTVVDPGFLAVYEEGRDQKNADDEDEGRRLPRLEKGEQVPLHDIAADQHFTEPPPRYSEASLVKTLEEYGIGRPSTYASIIQVLLNREYVLLDSRRFKPTDIGRAVGKFLTQHFTRYVDYDFTAKLEDELDAVSRGEEAWVPLMQRFWQPFKQQVEEKTESVDRSEATGARELGSDPKSGKPVFVRLGRFGPYAAIGDKDSDEKLQFASLRPGQSMHTITLDEALELFKLPRKLGAAPNGDEVSVGIGRFGPFVKQGSTYASLKPEDDPYTIELPRALQLVEDKLTLLANRVILDFGNGVQVLNGRYGAYITDGEKNARIPKDQEPKELTEAQCLELLAAAPVKKGGRFGKKTAATKKTAAKKEPAAKKAAVKKAATKKAPAKKTATKKAAAKKTAAKKAVAKKTPA
- a CDS encoding Sua5/YciO/YrdC/YwlC family protein, coding for MLQTFTRDELEDAALLLRRGGVLAYPTEAVYGLGCDPHHREAFDRIFALKQRPATQGVLLIAADYEQVRRYIDLDRVPSTVLADVRASWPGPHTWIFPRSAAVPAWVAGTHAGIALRITAHEPAAALCRAFGGALVSTSANPHGEPPAKSAQTVRDYFGAALDGLLDAPLGAQDRPSTIRDALTGAIIRA
- the xanA2 gene encoding xanthomonadin biosynthesis 3-hydroxybenozate--AMP ligase XanA2; its protein translation is MAINHDSLEREPAQAMLPLADARDPQRIVAWRHGEAVKVARFLAHVEQVAALLPDAPAAVNLCEDRYAFLVAFCAIARRGQANLLPPSRAPQAVEEVMAAHPGSYALGELALSPAPHGYRKLPALDGGAGIASTQVPAIPAEQLVAIGYTSGSTGTPRANAKSWRNLRASSAGTMAMLRAIAGERFNVVATVPPQHIYGIEMSVLLPLLGEVGVHAGRPFFPADVAAALAEVPAPRVLVTTPVHLRALVASGTPLPPLAAMLSATAPMPPELAQAAEQAFGAPLLEVFGSTETCAFASRRVTAEADWTLYEDVRLHPQPDGTLVEAPQLDAPVVLADIVSLHDAGRRFQLCGRNTDLLEIAGKRASLGDLTRRLLAIPGVQDGIVFQLDEADAAGVRRIAALTVAPALDEAAILDALRCAIDPVFLPRPLRRVPALPRNDTGKLPRAALLDLLAGRE